One genomic region from Nocardia vinacea encodes:
- a CDS encoding LLM class flavin-dependent oxidoreductase, which translates to MRYAISVPQLIPDGSFQPENLRAYLDRAEALGFESAWTTEQLLGSAPNLSPIELLTFAAACNERLRFGCAVFVTPLHNPVHLAKRISTLDQLTRGRLEIGVGIGGRNRMFSAFDVDPADNLVTRFNEGLRVMKALWTQPRIDIDGEFWQLTDATMEPKPFQKPYPPLWFGGSTPAALRRAVRHGNGFFGAGSSTTAKFAEQVRYVRETLAENSGDPSDFRIAKRVYIAVDDDPARAEQRMATALSDFYGEFGKTLLPVAVHGTPEDCIQGLREVAGAGAEMILINPLFDEAAQMERIAAEVLPHVD; encoded by the coding sequence GTGCGATACGCCATTTCGGTTCCGCAGCTCATTCCCGACGGATCGTTCCAACCGGAAAATCTGCGGGCCTACCTCGATCGAGCCGAAGCGCTCGGCTTCGAGAGCGCATGGACGACCGAGCAACTGCTCGGATCCGCGCCCAATCTGAGTCCGATCGAGTTGTTGACCTTCGCGGCCGCATGCAATGAGCGGTTGCGCTTCGGATGCGCGGTGTTCGTGACACCGCTCCACAATCCAGTGCACCTCGCCAAACGCATCAGCACGCTGGACCAGCTCACGCGCGGCCGGCTCGAGATCGGCGTCGGGATCGGCGGACGCAACCGGATGTTCTCCGCCTTCGATGTCGACCCCGCCGACAATCTGGTGACCCGCTTCAACGAGGGCCTGCGCGTCATGAAGGCACTGTGGACCCAGCCGCGGATCGACATCGACGGCGAGTTCTGGCAGCTGACCGATGCCACCATGGAGCCGAAACCGTTCCAGAAGCCTTATCCGCCACTGTGGTTCGGCGGCAGCACACCCGCGGCATTGCGGCGGGCGGTTCGGCACGGCAACGGATTCTTCGGCGCTGGTTCGAGTACGACGGCCAAATTCGCCGAACAGGTCCGGTACGTGCGCGAGACCCTGGCCGAAAACTCTGGCGACCCATCGGATTTCCGCATCGCCAAACGTGTCTACATCGCGGTCGACGACGACCCGGCGCGGGCCGAACAGCGCATGGCAACCGCCCTTTCCGACTTCTACGGCGAATTCGGAAAAACCCTGCTGCCCGTCGCCGTACACGGCACGCCTGAGGACTGCATCCAGGGCCTACGCGAGGTGGCCGGCGCCGGGGCCGAAATGATCCTGATCAACCCGCTGTTCGACGAGGCCGCTCAAATGGAGCGCATAGCCGCGGAGGTGCTGCCGCACGTCGACTGA